In Polyangiaceae bacterium, one genomic interval encodes:
- a CDS encoding acyl-CoA thioesterase: MSTSPTTLAPRRVSESITTMTEYVLPTHANALGTVFGGQILAWIDLCAAICAQRHAGRLAVTAEFDDVSFQAPIAVGQVVLLHAKMTAAFRTSVEILVDVQGEDAQSGRRWPCARAFVTFVAIENVGGQRKPALVPPLVTETEEERLLCAEAMERRTQRLSRRKRST, encoded by the coding sequence ATGTCGACGTCACCCACCACGCTTGCTCCGCGTCGCGTAAGCGAATCGATCACGACCATGACCGAGTACGTGCTGCCCACGCACGCAAACGCGCTTGGGACGGTGTTTGGTGGGCAAATTCTTGCGTGGATCGATCTGTGTGCAGCGATCTGTGCGCAGCGACATGCCGGGCGGCTCGCGGTGACGGCGGAGTTCGACGACGTGTCGTTTCAAGCGCCGATTGCGGTGGGGCAGGTCGTGCTCTTGCACGCGAAGATGACGGCCGCGTTTCGTACGTCCGTGGAGATCCTCGTCGACGTACAGGGCGAGGATGCGCAGAGTGGTCGACGGTGGCCTTGTGCTCGCGCGTTCGTGACGTTCGTCGCGATCGAGAACGTTGGTGGTCAAAGGAAACCAGCGCTCGTCCCGCCGCTCGTTACGGAGACGGAAGAGGAGCGCCTGCTTTGCGCCGAAGCGATGGAGCGGCGAACGCAGCGTTTGTCTCGGCGAAAGCGTTCAACTTAG
- a CDS encoding histone deacetylase translates to MSVTNSAPPLLVVDDKLFDEHRPRGYHPERPERLNAARSALDRCASEGLQTKLITSRDATDEQLARVHDIAYIESLAPLAGHYASLDPDTYLAPHSVAAARRAAGASIDLVDALLASNSNAADGAARHPVAGLALLRPPGHHATRSRGMGFCLFNNVAVAAAHALTKGLSRVAIIDWDVHHGNGTQDIFWSDPRVLYMSLHQFPFYPGTGSLQETGGADAPGHSVNVPLSAGAGDAVYTEAFRRVVTPVLDEFAPELVLISAGFDAHRRDPLAEMCVTDEGYAIMATAVTQIALRHAQGRIGFFLEGGYDLTALSSSLASVLLASMATASADAPAPSHAPMSFRHEDELTRARKAAAAHWHGV, encoded by the coding sequence ATGAGCGTAACGAATAGCGCCCCGCCGCTCCTCGTCGTCGACGACAAGCTCTTCGACGAGCACCGCCCGCGGGGCTACCACCCCGAGCGCCCCGAGCGCCTCAATGCCGCACGCAGCGCGCTCGATCGTTGCGCCTCCGAAGGGCTGCAAACCAAGCTCATCACGAGCCGCGATGCAACGGACGAACAGCTCGCACGCGTCCACGACATCGCCTACATCGAGTCGCTCGCTCCGCTTGCCGGTCACTACGCATCGCTCGATCCCGATACGTACTTGGCGCCGCACTCCGTCGCGGCTGCTCGACGCGCGGCGGGTGCGTCGATCGACCTGGTCGACGCGCTGCTCGCAAGCAACTCGAACGCAGCCGATGGCGCAGCGCGCCATCCCGTGGCGGGACTGGCCCTGTTGCGACCACCTGGGCATCACGCGACGCGAAGCCGCGGCATGGGGTTTTGCCTCTTCAACAACGTCGCCGTCGCCGCGGCGCACGCCCTGACGAAAGGGCTTTCACGCGTGGCGATCATCGATTGGGACGTTCACCACGGCAACGGCACGCAAGACATCTTCTGGTCGGATCCGCGCGTGCTCTACATGTCGCTGCATCAATTTCCGTTCTACCCGGGCACGGGTTCGCTGCAGGAGACCGGTGGCGCAGATGCTCCAGGGCACTCGGTGAACGTGCCGCTCTCCGCAGGCGCGGGCGACGCCGTCTACACCGAAGCGTTTCGCCGCGTCGTCACGCCGGTGCTCGACGAGTTTGCCCCGGAACTGGTGCTGATCTCGGCCGGCTTCGACGCGCACAGGCGTGATCCGCTCGCCGAGATGTGCGTGACCGACGAGGGGTACGCGATCATGGCGACCGCTGTAACGCAGATCGCGCTCCGCCATGCCCAGGGACGCATCGGGTTTTTCCTCGAAGGTGGCTACGACCTGACGGCTTTGTCGAGCTCGCTGGCCTCCGTGCTGCTCGCATCGATGGCGACGGCATCCGCCGATGCGCCCGCGCCGTCGCACGCTCCGATGTCATTTCGGCACGAAGACGAGCTGACTCGAGCGCGCAAGGCCGCTGCTGCTCACTGGCATGGCGTTTGA
- a CDS encoding transglycosylase SLT domain-containing protein: protein MRKAVAIGLCGGLTLVASACADRSARSLPSSVDARAPEVAPAASVATVPATSVSAALSASASLPPAQETTRAEWMEAIRIERWDEAQTLLDALPESERNRPDIRYVRGRVAFERGDAAKAVEYFTGLDKDLPILADDIVRRRAEAASIAGPYAEAAAFFRTSSHPSDLYRAVISLEKAGQLAEAKVIADRAIAAASKGKAKAKRDEARLRAARARITEAMGAASAAIADFRALAIDAAGQPEGDVGIAALSRLGKPLGPKEKLERAKALIRVGKGHAAVAILDELDKEKTVKALDVQQARAELRLRARDYAGAEKAYRALSAVPGAHKPEALYQAATALARGGNADAAIKRWLDVSARYKKNPWAERALFQAARYTLLRGRYAEAAPLYTRYLAMFPKGVFRSDAEYDQALSLLSSTQPAIARKKLADMAARERKPDEAQRLHELEGVAAFRAGDRDGAVRIWTDVARAFPLSFGALAARGRLGAVGAPVPALIERSTPRLPEPLTVELPDVPRFLVSLGLDADAEPRLLAFEKDASARFAGREGEALCGLYGKLAHARRRYRVGIAQVGLSQLMRAPSDADRWAWECLYPRPYSEEVTKLEATHGVPSGLVHALMRQESAFDQEALSPVHAVGLMQLMPGTAEKAAAELQREFDGSKLKSPHVNLLLGTYYIGKLIGMFQKNHVLAVASYNAGPKAVGQWIKRGVDADVDLWVARIPYDETRNYVARVMGNLARYQWLSGGDDAVTPLPLEVPLGVEVPADAY from the coding sequence GTGCGCAAAGCCGTTGCGATTGGACTATGTGGAGGATTGACGCTCGTCGCGAGCGCCTGCGCGGACCGATCCGCCCGCAGTTTGCCCTCGTCCGTGGACGCTCGCGCGCCCGAAGTGGCTCCTGCCGCGTCCGTTGCCACGGTTCCCGCAACGTCCGTGTCTGCGGCGCTTTCGGCTTCCGCGAGCTTGCCGCCGGCGCAGGAAACGACGCGCGCCGAATGGATGGAAGCCATTCGAATCGAGCGGTGGGACGAGGCGCAAACGCTTCTCGATGCGCTGCCCGAATCCGAGCGCAATCGTCCGGACATTCGTTATGTGCGCGGGCGCGTTGCATTCGAGCGAGGTGATGCGGCGAAAGCGGTCGAGTATTTCACGGGGCTCGACAAAGACTTGCCGATATTGGCAGACGATATCGTGCGGCGAAGGGCCGAAGCGGCGTCGATTGCGGGTCCCTATGCCGAGGCGGCGGCATTTTTTCGAACTTCGTCGCATCCATCCGATCTGTATCGTGCTGTCATTTCACTCGAAAAGGCGGGGCAGCTCGCAGAAGCCAAGGTGATTGCGGATCGGGCGATTGCTGCTGCATCGAAGGGCAAAGCAAAAGCGAAGCGGGACGAAGCTCGGTTACGGGCGGCGCGGGCGCGGATCACGGAGGCCATGGGGGCGGCGAGTGCAGCGATTGCCGATTTTCGGGCGCTTGCCATCGATGCAGCGGGGCAGCCCGAGGGCGATGTGGGAATTGCCGCGCTTTCGCGCCTGGGCAAACCGCTCGGGCCGAAAGAAAAGCTCGAACGCGCCAAGGCGCTGATTCGCGTGGGCAAAGGCCACGCAGCCGTCGCCATATTGGACGAGCTCGACAAAGAGAAGACCGTGAAAGCGCTCGACGTGCAGCAGGCGCGAGCCGAATTGCGTTTGCGCGCGCGGGATTACGCGGGCGCGGAGAAAGCCTATCGAGCGCTTTCGGCGGTGCCTGGCGCGCACAAGCCTGAAGCTCTTTATCAGGCAGCGACGGCGCTGGCGCGTGGAGGGAATGCCGACGCGGCGATCAAGCGGTGGCTCGACGTATCGGCGCGGTACAAGAAAAACCCCTGGGCCGAACGAGCTCTTTTTCAGGCCGCGCGGTATACGCTTTTGCGTGGTCGTTATGCCGAAGCAGCGCCGCTTTATACGCGGTACTTGGCCATGTTCCCCAAAGGGGTTTTCCGCTCCGACGCAGAATACGATCAGGCGCTTTCGTTGCTTTCGTCCACGCAGCCTGCGATTGCGCGTAAGAAATTGGCCGACATGGCCGCCAGGGAAAGAAAGCCCGACGAAGCTCAACGATTGCATGAATTGGAAGGCGTGGCGGCGTTTCGAGCTGGGGATCGAGATGGCGCGGTGCGAATATGGACCGACGTCGCTCGCGCATTTCCCTTGTCATTTGGCGCACTTGCGGCCCGTGGACGGCTCGGCGCGGTCGGGGCGCCCGTGCCGGCGCTCATTGAACGGTCGACGCCGCGATTGCCCGAGCCGCTTACGGTGGAATTGCCCGACGTGCCTCGGTTTTTGGTGTCTTTGGGGCTCGATGCGGACGCCGAGCCGCGGCTATTGGCATTCGAGAAGGATGCGTCGGCGCGATTTGCGGGCCGTGAAGGCGAGGCATTGTGCGGTCTTTATGGCAAGCTCGCGCATGCGCGGCGTCGTTATCGCGTGGGCATTGCGCAGGTCGGTTTGTCGCAGCTCATGCGAGCGCCGAGTGACGCCGATAGGTGGGCGTGGGAATGTTTGTATCCGCGTCCGTATTCCGAAGAAGTCACCAAGCTCGAAGCGACGCACGGTGTGCCAAGTGGTCTCGTGCATGCATTGATGCGTCAGGAGAGCGCGTTCGATCAGGAGGCGCTTTCGCCGGTGCATGCGGTGGGCCTGATGCAGCTCATGCCAGGCACGGCGGAGAAAGCGGCGGCGGAATTGCAGCGGGAATTCGACGGGTCGAAGCTGAAGAGTCCGCACGTGAATTTGCTTTTGGGCACGTATTATATTGGAAAACTCATTGGTATGTTCCAGAAAAACCACGTGCTCGCGGTGGCTTCGTACAATGCGGGACCGAAGGCGGTTGGTCAATGGATCAAGCGTGGCGTCGATGCGGACGTGGATTTGTGGGTCGCGCGGATTCCTTATGATGAAACGCGCAATTACGTGGCGCGTGTGATGGGCAACTTGGCGCGGTATCAATGGCTTTCGGGGGGCGACGACGCGGTGACGCCATTGCCACTCGAAGTGCCCCTCGGCGTGGAAGTGCCTGCGGACGCGTATTGA
- a CDS encoding AAA family ATPase, which translates to MVLRIPIGIDDFRKVREAGLEYVDKSDLIRQIIDRTGVEVILLPRPRRFGKSMNLSMLRYWFEKADENLSHLFQDLSIWQAGDEYRAHFQKYPVIYFNFKECKLDTFDRVYAAIRKKIQLLFDGFGYLQTSERLSELQRRDFRAVLEGTAEPTLYERALLDLSACLHVHHGESVFILIDEYDEPIHAGHVHGYGSKIIEFMRSFLGAALKSNVHLHKAVVTGILRVAKENLFSGLNNVAVYSLLGREFNTSFGFTDDEVVSLLERAGRADRLSDVRAWYNGYLFGGEVIYNPWSVLSYLEDEDTVPQAYWLGTSSNDLVYELLDVYALKLENVFETLLEGRSIETFLDDNVILSEIRSNDDALWSLLVFSGYLKADPLPYDPAVGRIVYRLSIPNREVRQVYSTTFHRWLKSRLGAQGGDVGKLSRALLSGDDETFESQLQLFVQNILSYYDIAKVDPERVYQGFVLGLLASLEPDYIVRSNRESGSGRPDVTIRPRLAGKPGALLELKLARKGKKTPAAALREGLAQIRTKGYAADLWAAGVSEVHAFAVAFDGKRVWVKSSDAGDKKKAQKKK; encoded by the coding sequence ATGGTTCTGCGTATCCCCATCGGCATCGATGATTTTCGCAAGGTTCGTGAGGCTGGGCTCGAGTACGTCGACAAGTCGGACTTGATCCGGCAGATCATCGATCGGACTGGGGTGGAGGTGATTTTGCTACCGCGTCCGCGCCGGTTCGGGAAGTCGATGAACTTGTCGATGCTCCGGTATTGGTTTGAAAAGGCGGACGAAAATTTGTCGCATCTGTTTCAGGATTTGTCCATTTGGCAAGCTGGCGATGAATATCGAGCGCATTTTCAGAAGTATCCGGTCATTTATTTCAATTTCAAAGAATGTAAACTCGATACATTCGACAGAGTGTATGCGGCAATTCGGAAAAAAATCCAACTGTTATTCGATGGTTTCGGTTATTTGCAGACCAGCGAACGATTGAGCGAGCTTCAACGTCGGGACTTTCGCGCCGTGCTCGAAGGTACCGCGGAACCCACGTTGTACGAGCGCGCTCTCTTGGACTTGTCGGCTTGTCTTCATGTGCATCACGGCGAGTCAGTGTTCATTCTGATCGATGAGTATGACGAGCCCATTCACGCAGGACACGTACATGGGTACGGCTCCAAGATTATCGAATTCATGCGATCGTTTCTTGGCGCGGCGCTCAAGAGCAACGTGCATTTGCACAAGGCGGTCGTTACTGGCATTCTGCGTGTGGCCAAGGAAAACCTATTCTCCGGGCTGAACAACGTTGCCGTTTATTCTTTGCTTGGCAGGGAATTCAATACGTCATTCGGTTTCACCGACGATGAAGTGGTATCGCTACTCGAACGTGCCGGTCGTGCAGACAGACTCAGTGATGTTCGAGCGTGGTACAATGGTTACCTTTTTGGTGGCGAAGTCATTTATAATCCATGGTCGGTTCTCTCTTATCTCGAAGATGAAGACACTGTTCCACAAGCGTATTGGCTTGGTACGAGCTCCAATGATTTGGTGTACGAGCTTTTGGACGTTTATGCACTCAAGCTGGAAAATGTATTCGAAACCTTGCTCGAGGGACGCAGCATCGAGACGTTTCTCGATGACAACGTGATACTGAGCGAAATACGCTCGAATGACGACGCGCTGTGGAGCCTCCTTGTGTTTTCGGGGTACCTCAAGGCAGATCCATTGCCCTACGATCCGGCGGTTGGGCGGATCGTGTATCGATTGTCGATTCCCAACCGCGAAGTGCGTCAGGTGTATTCGACGACGTTTCATCGATGGCTGAAGTCGCGCCTCGGCGCGCAAGGTGGCGACGTTGGAAAACTCTCACGCGCACTTCTTTCGGGTGACGACGAAACCTTCGAAAGTCAACTGCAACTCTTCGTGCAAAATATTTTGTCCTATTACGACATTGCCAAAGTCGATCCCGAGCGCGTCTACCAAGGGTTTGTCCTGGGCCTGCTCGCGTCGCTCGAGCCGGACTACATCGTCCGCTCGAATCGGGAATCGGGTTCCGGACGTCCGGACGTGACGATTCGTCCGCGTTTGGCGGGAAAACCGGGTGCGCTGCTCGAGCTGAAGTTAGCGCGCAAGGGCAAAAAGACGCCGGCGGCGGCATTGCGTGAAGGTTTGGCGCAGATCCGCACGAAAGGTTATGCGGCGGATTTGTGGGCGGCGGGCGTTTCGGAGGTGCACGCGTTTGCCGTGGCTTTCGACGGCAAACGCGTGTGGGTCAAGTCGAGCGACGCGGGGGACAAGAAAAAGGCGCAGAAGAAGAAGTAG
- a CDS encoding lamin tail domain-containing protein, with translation MKLRSLGIAGLLSALGMTVIGCGDEPTVQGTTGSSSSSSSSGEAGSGGNGGTAGAGGTAGAGGTAGAGGMAGAGGAGGMAGAGGMAGGGGSGGSMVPVELCSNDLDDDGDGNVDCKDPKCAMQAICGKLIINEVDYDQTDVDTTEFIELYNAGMTDITLDGLEVVLINGNGGTSVEYETIPLSGTVTAGQYFVLAAAGVMNIDPGAATQTLTVAVQNGGTPATPSPDAILLRDTVNSLGLDAICYECPPTGMPAYNFNGVDYPLYVGTPSSVTDAATPATPNRSIIRFPNGAYTGDDSIDWRATTILTPGAANQVATEVCVDGMMLDEDADELADCADPDCVAFPACIPPEICDNGMDEDFDMMADCADSDCDMQACGPNGLVCSMNMCACPGGAMEMACDDMMDNDCDALIDCNDPDCTGTPACSVEICDNGLDEDGDMMTDCADSDCDMQACGTNGLVCNMNMCACPSGMTTEAMCNDMLDEDCDGMTDCMDSDCALDPACFKLEVTMVDYPVIAHGGALVVTGSGFMGATGVTIGGTNAMFTVDSDTQITIASVDDATPLAMQDLVVMTPNGNTMPFGVTVVRLQISESDSDTENVNNADAFEFIEISTGVPNVNLQGYTVVLWNGNGDVSYRAMHLNVNADANGLILLGNTSVVPTPIITFPNNTHQNGADAIAIHQADPTAYPANTTLANGANRIIDALVYDTADADDVGLLDALLWPAGDPRRVQVDETPHSANMSRSIQRCNDGRRDGRLFVTEVPTPGVVNTVTCP, from the coding sequence ATGAAGCTTCGTTCACTTGGAATCGCAGGGCTCTTGAGTGCACTGGGAATGACGGTGATTGGTTGCGGCGACGAGCCCACGGTGCAGGGGACGACTGGTTCGTCGAGCTCCTCGTCGAGCAGCGGTGAGGCTGGTAGTGGCGGCAATGGCGGCACCGCGGGCGCTGGAGGCACGGCGGGCGCCGGAGGCACAGCGGGTGCGGGCGGCATGGCGGGCGCGGGCGGCGCTGGTGGAATGGCCGGTGCCGGCGGCATGGCGGGCGGAGGCGGCTCCGGCGGCAGCATGGTCCCCGTCGAGCTTTGCTCCAATGACCTCGATGACGACGGTGACGGCAACGTCGATTGCAAGGACCCGAAATGCGCAATGCAGGCCATATGCGGCAAGCTGATCATCAATGAAGTCGATTACGATCAAACCGATGTCGACACGACCGAATTCATCGAGCTCTACAATGCTGGAATGACCGACATCACGCTCGACGGGCTCGAGGTCGTACTCATCAATGGTAATGGCGGCACGTCGGTGGAATATGAAACGATTCCACTTTCGGGGACGGTCACCGCGGGTCAATACTTCGTGCTCGCAGCGGCCGGCGTCATGAACATCGATCCGGGTGCTGCCACGCAAACGCTCACCGTCGCCGTCCAAAATGGCGGCACGCCGGCAACCCCCTCACCCGATGCCATTTTGCTACGCGACACGGTGAACTCCCTGGGCCTCGATGCCATATGTTACGAATGCCCACCGACCGGAATGCCGGCGTACAACTTCAATGGTGTCGATTATCCGCTTTACGTCGGCACGCCGTCTTCGGTTACGGATGCGGCGACTCCCGCCACGCCAAACCGTTCAATCATTCGTTTCCCGAATGGAGCATACACGGGTGATGACAGCATCGATTGGCGAGCGACGACGATTCTAACGCCTGGAGCCGCCAATCAGGTCGCCACCGAAGTTTGCGTCGACGGCATGATGCTCGACGAAGACGCCGACGAACTTGCCGATTGCGCCGATCCCGATTGCGTTGCATTCCCGGCGTGTATTCCGCCGGAAATCTGTGACAACGGCATGGACGAAGATTTCGACATGATGGCCGATTGCGCCGATTCCGATTGCGACATGCAAGCCTGCGGCCCGAATGGCCTCGTGTGCAGCATGAACATGTGCGCCTGCCCCGGCGGCGCGATGGAAATGGCCTGCGACGACATGATGGACAACGATTGCGACGCCTTGATCGATTGCAACGATCCGGATTGCACGGGCACACCCGCATGCAGCGTCGAAATCTGCGACAACGGCCTCGACGAAGACGGCGACATGATGACCGATTGCGCCGATTCCGATTGCGACATGCAAGCCTGCGGCACCAATGGGCTCGTCTGCAATATGAACATGTGCGCCTGTCCGAGCGGCATGACCACGGAAGCGATGTGCAACGACATGCTCGACGAAGATTGCGACGGCATGACCGATTGCATGGATTCGGACTGCGCTTTGGATCCGGCGTGCTTCAAGCTGGAAGTGACGATGGTCGATTATCCCGTGATTGCGCATGGCGGAGCGCTCGTCGTCACCGGTAGCGGTTTCATGGGCGCGACAGGCGTCACGATTGGCGGGACAAACGCCATGTTCACCGTCGACAGCGATACGCAAATCACGATCGCATCCGTCGACGATGCCACGCCGCTCGCCATGCAGGACCTCGTCGTGATGACGCCCAATGGCAATACGATGCCGTTTGGCGTGACCGTCGTTCGGCTACAAATCAGCGAATCGGACTCCGACACGGAGAACGTGAACAATGCGGACGCCTTCGAGTTCATCGAGATCAGCACCGGCGTGCCCAACGTGAACCTGCAAGGTTACACGGTGGTCCTTTGGAACGGCAACGGCGACGTGTCATATCGCGCGATGCACTTGAACGTGAATGCGGATGCAAATGGTTTGATCCTTCTGGGCAATACGTCCGTCGTGCCGACGCCCATCATTACCTTCCCCAACAACACGCATCAAAATGGTGCCGATGCGATAGCCATTCACCAAGCGGATCCGACGGCATATCCAGCCAACACGACGCTCGCGAACGGCGCAAACCGCATCATCGACGCGCTCGTATACGACACCGCGGACGCCGACGACGTGGGATTGCTCGACGCGCTTCTCTGGCCAGCGGGCGACCCGCGGCGCGTGCAGGTCGACGAAACGCCGCATTCTGCAAACATGTCGCGATCGATTCAGCGCTGCAATGATGGTCGTCGAGATGGGCGGCTATTCGTCACGGAAGTGCCGACGCCTGGCGTGGTGAATACCGTCACGTGTCCGTGA
- a CDS encoding DNA polymerase III, which produces MDNEGVAGVLEQLADLLEIEGASPFRVRAYRGAARTVGALASPVGALPERGPGALEELPGIGKDLAGKIREIAATGELGLLHELKERTPESLLGLLDITGLGPKRAKAIYEGLGIDTIDALEKAAREGRLRSLKGVGPKLEAQILEGIAARARRGKRILLSDADAEIAPILERLRGAAHVSAVEVAGSYRRRKDTVGDVDILVTTDDGAKEIGKLLTSYAGVERVLADGETRTSVALRSGLQVDLRVVPKESFGAAMHYFTGSKAHNIAIRMLGVRKKLKINEYGVFDDGTRLSGEREEDVFGSVGLAFVPPELREDRGEIDAAREGKLPKLCSQNDLVGDVVDVPTSEHMDERVTSLVTACRDRGYSFVVVLGPREMVAADGESVRRKFLRSVAHAAAHVKGIAVHPGVTVGVRDNGDLDAESDALADFIVRAELSNASALEEKERTGRLITAIDKGQVHIVARPTAVFQKEKLAQVDAEAIAKFAKKCRAFLELDARPDRLASADGYARVARDIGTKLLLASHATTPDELGLVRYGVDQARRGWCEAKDVANTDKAPRFVKP; this is translated from the coding sequence ATGGACAACGAAGGTGTCGCGGGCGTTTTGGAACAACTGGCGGACCTCTTGGAAATCGAAGGGGCCAGTCCTTTTCGGGTCCGCGCGTATCGAGGTGCGGCACGCACCGTGGGGGCGCTCGCGTCACCCGTTGGAGCACTGCCTGAAAGAGGGCCCGGGGCACTCGAGGAACTGCCTGGCATCGGCAAGGACCTTGCGGGGAAAATTCGCGAGATCGCTGCGACGGGCGAGCTCGGCCTTTTGCACGAGCTGAAGGAGCGCACGCCGGAGAGCTTGCTTGGTCTCTTGGACATCACGGGGCTCGGGCCGAAGCGAGCAAAAGCGATCTACGAGGGGCTTGGGATCGACACGATCGACGCGCTCGAAAAAGCAGCACGCGAAGGGCGGCTGCGTTCGCTCAAAGGCGTTGGGCCGAAGCTCGAAGCGCAGATCCTCGAAGGCATCGCGGCACGAGCGCGGCGCGGAAAACGGATTCTTCTGTCGGATGCGGATGCGGAGATCGCGCCGATTCTGGAGCGCTTACGAGGTGCGGCGCACGTGAGCGCGGTCGAAGTTGCTGGGAGTTATCGACGGCGCAAGGACACCGTGGGCGATGTCGACATTCTCGTGACCACCGACGACGGGGCGAAAGAGATCGGCAAGCTGCTCACGAGTTACGCCGGCGTGGAGCGGGTGCTCGCGGATGGCGAGACGAGGACGAGCGTGGCGCTGCGTTCGGGCTTGCAGGTGGATTTGCGTGTCGTGCCGAAGGAATCGTTTGGCGCGGCGATGCACTACTTCACGGGATCGAAGGCGCACAACATCGCGATCCGGATGCTTGGTGTTCGTAAGAAGTTGAAGATCAACGAGTACGGCGTGTTCGACGACGGAACGCGTTTGTCGGGGGAGCGCGAGGAAGACGTGTTCGGCTCGGTGGGTTTGGCGTTCGTGCCGCCGGAGCTGCGCGAAGATCGAGGCGAGATCGACGCTGCGCGTGAGGGCAAACTGCCAAAGCTTTGCAGTCAAAATGATTTGGTAGGGGACGTCGTGGATGTGCCGACGTCCGAGCACATGGACGAGCGCGTGACGAGCTTGGTGACGGCATGTCGCGATCGTGGGTACTCGTTCGTGGTGGTCCTCGGGCCGCGCGAGATGGTCGCCGCAGATGGCGAGTCCGTGCGGCGGAAATTTTTGCGGTCGGTGGCGCATGCAGCGGCGCACGTGAAGGGAATCGCGGTGCATCCGGGCGTCACCGTGGGCGTGCGTGACAACGGAGACCTCGATGCTGAGTCTGATGCCCTTGCCGATTTCATCGTGAGAGCCGAGCTCTCAAACGCGTCGGCATTGGAAGAAAAGGAGCGTACGGGGCGGCTCATTACCGCGATCGACAAAGGCCAGGTGCACATCGTCGCGCGCCCGACGGCGGTGTTTCAGAAGGAAAAACTTGCGCAAGTGGATGCAGAAGCGATCGCCAAATTCGCGAAGAAATGCCGAGCTTTCCTCGAGCTCGATGCGCGGCCGGATCGTTTGGCGAGCGCCGATGGCTACGCACGAGTGGCTCGGGACATAGGAACGAAGTTGCTCTTGGCGAGTCACGCGACGACGCCCGATGAGCTCGGCCTCGTGCGGTATGGCGTCGATCAAGCTCGGCGTGGTTGGTGCGAAGCCAAGGACGTGGCGAACACGGACAAGGCGCCGAGGTTTGTCAAACCGTAA
- a CDS encoding transcriptional regulator: MQAVRLLTNWILGILLTLIIQSWDQKRLDEDQRARSWNAATRAQAIFNFGPWSMLGWGWVTRRGKGLFMGFGAACLISAVLVIVDQILVALFGD; this comes from the coding sequence ATGCAGGCCGTCCGGCTTCTCACCAACTGGATCCTCGGGATCCTCCTGACGCTCATCATCCAAAGTTGGGACCAAAAACGTCTCGACGAGGACCAACGCGCTCGAAGCTGGAACGCCGCCACGCGCGCCCAAGCCATCTTCAACTTCGGCCCTTGGTCGATGCTCGGCTGGGGCTGGGTCACACGACGCGGAAAAGGCCTTTTCATGGGCTTCGGCGCAGCGTGCCTCATCTCCGCCGTCCTCGTGATCGTCGACCAAATTCTCGTCGCGCTGTTTGGAGATTGA